The genomic interval AAAGTAAAAGACGTGGAAGACCAAAATTAATTATTTAACAGGCCTTTGTTATTACTACCGGAAATGTAGAAAATGGCAAAGGCTTTTTGTATAAATGAATAAATAATTTCTTGTCAACAAACGCTAAATCCTATAATAATTGATCCGATAACAACAGGATTTAGATTTATGGCATTATTATTTTGCGTGAAATTTTAATGAAAAACTCAACTTACTACCGATTTTTTAAGCTTCCGGCTTTTCTTCTTTTTGTAATTGTTCAAACTGTATTCGGCCAGCAAACTAACGTTGATTCTGCTTTCGTCGCTCCAACAGATTCACTAGCATTGCAAAGTCCGGATAGCATTTCAAAGCCAACATTCGTTCTCGTCGACACCGTTCGTTATCGTTTCATCGGAGATGGGAATTTTACAAGAGGTAATGTAAACCGTAGTTTAATTGTACTACGCGCAGAAGCGCTATTTAGCGGGCCATTAATTTCCATCGCCACTAATCCAAGGTTTACTTACGGAAAACAAAATAGCGTATTGGCTGAAAGAGACAGTTATGTTGATCTGTTTATTGACGTATTCAAAAAAAGAAAACCTATGTTTTTGGGCTGGGAATTTTGGAAACCAGTAATTTACGTCGAATTACTCTTCGTCAGATGGCTGGTGCAGGCGTTGGATTCAGATTATTAAAAAGTAAAAAAAACGACCTGACCCTGACCAATGCGATCTTATATGAATCCACAAATTTCAGAGAAATCCCAACTGTTACTACGGCCAGAAATTCTTTCCGTGTTAAAGGAAAACATGCATTGTTACAGGACAAAATCAGATTTAACCATATCACTTTTATACAGCCGGCTTTAAATGATTTTTCAAATCTGCGCTGGAATACTATACTCTCGGTTGAACTACCGATAAGTAAATGGGTCACAATCAGGACCAGCTTTGAGAATTCTTATGAAAGTGTAGTGGAGGCCACCCGCAAGCATAATGATTCACGCGTAACCTTTGGAATTTCGGTAGGTAATAAATAATGGTTTTCTATTCATTTTTTAAGAATTATTTATCCATATGGATGTAAGGGAAAGATCAGGTATATTATGTCTTACTTTTTAAATACATGGTTTCATCTCAATTGCTACATTATTCATAACCCGTTTACCTGATTAAAAACATGGAAGATTCACGCGACAATCGCCGGCAGTTTATAAAAAACACTGTTAACACTGCAGCAGGTTTGCTGGTTTTGCCCGCTATTTCATCGGAGGTTCTGGCAAAAGTATTACCTGAAACGTCCCCCAAACCTGAAATTAAAGTGGCTGCAAGAATTAAATTTGCTGTAATTAATATCAACCATAATCACATTTACGGGCAGGTTGAAGCCGTAACCAGGGGTGGCGGTGAGCTGGTATCTTTTTATGCAAAAGAGGCGGATCTGGTTGCTGCTTTTAAGAAACGTTATCCGGATGTTAAACTTGCCGGCAGTGAAAAGGAAATCCTGGATGATAAGTCAATTCAGCTTGTACTGAGTTCCGGAATTCCTGACGAACGTGCGCCGTTGGGAATTCGTGTGATGAAAAGTGGCAAGGATTATATGTCGGATAAGCCGGGAGCAACCACGCTGGAGCAACTGGCTGAGGTGAGAAAAGTTCAGAAAGAAACGAAGCGGATTTATTCTATCATGTATAGTGAACGCCTTGAAAACCGAGCAACGGTTAAAGCGGGTGAGCTGGTAAAAGCAGGCGCAATCGGAAAAGTTGTACAAACGATCGGATTAGGGCCACATAAAATATCCACGAGTTCACGTCCTGAGTGGTTTTTTGACAAGAAGAAATTTGGTGGAATTATCTGTGACATTGCATCGCATCAGTTTGATCAGTTTTTGTTCTTTACCGGTTCAACCAAGGCGGAAATTGTTTCTTCACAGATTGGCAATGTCGGGCATCCGCAATATCCGAAATTTGAAGATTTTGGTGATGCTTTATTGAGAGGAAATGGTGGTGCCGGTTATATCCGTGTAGACTGGTTTACTCCCGATGGACTGAAATCGTGGGGAGATGGAAGGTTAAC from Dyadobacter sp. NIV53 carries:
- a CDS encoding Gfo/Idh/MocA family protein; this translates as MEDSRDNRRQFIKNTVNTAAGLLVLPAISSEVLAKVLPETSPKPEIKVAARIKFAVININHNHIYGQVEAVTRGGGELVSFYAKEADLVAAFKKRYPDVKLAGSEKEILDDKSIQLVLSSGIPDERAPLGIRVMKSGKDYMSDKPGATTLEQLAEVRKVQKETKRIYSIMYSERLENRATVKAGELVKAGAIGKVVQTIGLGPHKISTSSRPEWFFDKKKFGGIICDIASHQFDQFLFFTGSTKAEIVSSQIGNVGHPQYPKFEDFGDALLRGNGGAGYIRVDWFTPDGLKSWGDGRLTILGTEGYIEIRKNIDIAGREGGNHLFLVNNKETQYIDCNKVELTYGTQLVDDVINRTETAMPQEHCFLATELALIAQKNAQTLTITT
- a CDS encoding DUF481 domain-containing protein, with amino-acid sequence METSNLRRITLRQMAGAGVGFRLLKSKKNDLTLTNAILYESTNFREIPTVTTARNSFRVKGKHALLQDKIRFNHITFIQPALNDFSNLRWNTILSVELPISKWVTIRTSFENSYESVVEATRKHNDSRVTFGISVGNK